From one bacterium Scap17 genomic stretch:
- a CDS encoding aminodeoxychorismate/anthranilate synthase component II — protein sequence MIDNFDSFTYNIVQYLSELGAEVLTVRNDAITLEQIEALGASHLVLGPGPCTPNEAGITLETIHHFAGKLPILGVCLGHQAIGQVYGGKVVRAPQVMHGKTSSVRHDNSGVFAALAEPLEVTRYHSLVVDRESLPECLIVTSWTDDEDVTPQLIMGLRHRELDVEGVQFHPESILTLQGHELLANFLRRGEAAKAA from the coding sequence ATGATCGACAACTTTGACAGCTTCACCTACAACATCGTCCAGTATCTGAGTGAGCTGGGCGCGGAAGTGCTGACCGTGCGCAATGATGCCATCACCCTCGAGCAGATCGAGGCGCTCGGCGCTTCACATCTGGTGCTGGGTCCGGGGCCGTGTACGCCCAACGAGGCCGGCATCACGCTGGAAACCATTCATCACTTCGCCGGCAAGCTGCCGATTCTGGGCGTGTGTCTCGGTCACCAGGCCATCGGTCAGGTCTATGGCGGCAAGGTGGTACGTGCCCCTCAGGTGATGCACGGCAAGACCTCCTCCGTGCGTCACGACAACAGCGGTGTCTTCGCCGCGCTGGCCGAGCCGCTGGAAGTCACGCGCTATCACTCGCTGGTGGTCGATCGCGAGAGCCTGCCCGAGTGTCTGATCGTCACCAGCTGGACGGATGACGAGGATGTCACGCCTCAGTTGATCATGGGCCTGCGCCATCGCGAGCTGGATGTCGAAGGCGTCCAGTTCCACCCCGAGTCGATCCTGACATTGCAGGGTCATGAGCTTCTGGCTAATTTCCTGCGCCGTGGCGAGGCTGCGAAAGCTGCTTGA
- a CDS encoding DeoR/GlpR transcriptional regulator yields the protein MSPGIERDSRSVEHASNDALTRRQQQILERLAREGQLAVDPLAHTFDVTPQTIRRDLAVLCERGLARRRHGGIERPPGGYNLGHTQRIMLARTAKQAMAASVVAEIPDGATLALGIGTSVVAVAEALLARRGLRVITNNLQVAQALSTHPDVAVQLAEGQLRPQDLDVVGSATVAFFARHQVDIAVLGCGGLDTGGLLDFDPEEAAVSRTLIGHAQRRILVADASKWGRAAMCRIAPLEEIDLLVTDELPHQPDYRSALEAASQQSLSVRFTA from the coding sequence ATGAGCCCGGGCATCGAGCGCGACAGTCGCAGCGTCGAACACGCGAGCAATGACGCACTGACGAGGCGCCAGCAACAGATTCTCGAGCGACTGGCCCGCGAGGGCCAGCTGGCGGTCGACCCGCTGGCCCATACCTTCGACGTCACGCCCCAGACCATCCGGCGTGACCTGGCCGTGCTGTGTGAGCGCGGGCTGGCGCGTCGACGCCACGGCGGCATCGAGCGCCCACCGGGCGGTTACAACCTGGGTCATACCCAGCGCATCATGCTGGCACGAACCGCCAAGCAGGCCATGGCCGCCAGCGTGGTCGCCGAGATTCCCGATGGCGCCACCCTGGCGCTGGGCATCGGCACCAGCGTGGTAGCGGTCGCCGAAGCCTTGCTTGCCCGGCGCGGCCTGCGCGTGATCACCAACAATCTGCAGGTGGCCCAAGCGCTCTCGACCCATCCGGATGTCGCTGTCCAGTTGGCGGAAGGACAATTGCGCCCACAGGATCTCGATGTGGTCGGCAGTGCCACCGTGGCCTTCTTCGCGCGTCATCAGGTCGATATCGCGGTCCTCGGCTGTGGTGGTCTCGATACCGGTGGGCTGCTCGATTTCGACCCGGAGGAAGCCGCGGTCAGTCGTACACTGATCGGCCACGCCCAGCGCAGGATCCTGGTCGCCGACGCCAGCAAATGGGGGCGCGCCGCCATGTGCCGCATCGCCCCGCTCGAGGAGATCGACCTGCTGGTCACCGATGAGCTGCCCCATCAGCCCGATTATCGCAGCGCGCTGGAGGCTGCCAGCCAGCAGAGCCTGTCGGTGCGCTTCACCGCCTGA
- the ugpE gene encoding sn-glycerol-3-phosphate ABC transporter permease UgpE, whose protein sequence is MRYNRPGLDIASHALLIVGCAVFFLPVWIAFSASTHEMGDLYSNVAPVWIGEAGLDNYRHLLADPVSSLGADVMTLLFNSMLMALGIAIGKIIISVLAAYAIVFFEFRFRKLCFWLIFITLMLPVEVRILPTFKVVADLNMLDSYAGLILPLIASATATFLLRQFYLTIPAELVEAARIDGAGPWRFLKDILLPLSKTNIAALFVIMFIYGWNQYLWPLLITTDADYLTIVVSLKRMLTTGDGLVPWQDVTATTLLAMGPPVLVILFMQRYFIKGLVDSEK, encoded by the coding sequence ATGCGCTACAACCGTCCCGGGCTTGATATCGCAAGCCATGCCCTGCTGATCGTCGGCTGCGCAGTGTTCTTCCTGCCGGTCTGGATCGCCTTCAGCGCCAGCACCCACGAGATGGGTGACCTCTATTCCAATGTCGCCCCCGTCTGGATCGGCGAGGCTGGCCTGGACAACTACCGTCATCTGCTGGCAGACCCGGTCAGCAGTCTTGGCGCCGACGTGATGACTCTGCTGTTCAACTCGATGCTGATGGCACTGGGCATCGCCATCGGCAAGATCATCATCTCGGTGCTGGCCGCCTACGCGATCGTGTTCTTCGAGTTCCGCTTCCGCAAGCTGTGCTTCTGGCTGATCTTCATCACCCTGATGCTGCCGGTGGAGGTGCGCATCCTGCCGACTTTCAAGGTAGTGGCCGACCTCAACATGCTGGACAGCTACGCCGGCCTGATCCTGCCGCTGATCGCCAGCGCCACCGCGACCTTCCTGCTGCGTCAGTTCTACCTGACCATTCCGGCGGAACTGGTCGAGGCCGCGCGCATCGATGGCGCCGGGCCGTGGCGCTTTCTCAAGGACATCCTGCTGCCGCTGTCGAAGACCAACATCGCGGCGCTGTTCGTGATCATGTTCATCTACGGCTGGAATCAGTATCTGTGGCCGCTGTTGATCACGACCGATGCCGATTACCTGACCATCGTCGTCAGCCTCAAGCGCATGCTGACCACCGGTGATGGTCTGGTGCCGTGGCAGGACGTCACCGCCACCACGCTGCTGGCCATGGGCCCACCGGTGCTGGTGATCCTGTTCATGCAGCGCTACTTCATCAAGGGCCTGGTGGACAGCGAGAAGTGA
- the trpD gene encoding anthranilate phosphoribosyltransferase — translation MQMREAIGAVMRRQHLSYDDTHAVMTAIMTGEATQAQIGALLMALSMKGETVDELAAAAQVMRELMTRVTVRATDAVDIVGTGGDGANLFNVSTAASFVVAAAGGHVAKHGNRSVSSSSGSADLLESAGIHLALDVEQVARCIDDIGVGFMFAPNHHAAMKHVIGPRREMGVRTMFNILGPLTNPAGATRQVLGVYDPALVPLMAEVLKRLGAEHVLVVHSDDGLDEISLAASTLVNELKDGEIREYRIAPEDFGLARQSLESLAVETSDASLKLVQQALRGDEGPASDIVALNAGAALYVAGIADSLKEGVSIAEDVQASKLPFEKMKELADFTRVYAQVNDEGATR, via the coding sequence ATGCAGATGCGTGAGGCGATTGGCGCCGTGATGCGCCGCCAGCACCTGAGCTACGACGACACTCATGCGGTCATGACGGCCATCATGACCGGCGAGGCGACCCAGGCGCAGATCGGGGCCTTGCTGATGGCGCTGTCGATGAAGGGCGAGACCGTCGATGAGCTGGCCGCCGCTGCCCAGGTGATGCGTGAGCTGATGACGCGCGTCACGGTGCGTGCCACTGATGCGGTGGATATCGTCGGCACCGGCGGTGATGGCGCCAACCTGTTCAATGTTTCCACGGCGGCAAGTTTCGTGGTGGCGGCCGCCGGTGGTCATGTGGCCAAGCATGGCAATCGCAGTGTCTCGTCATCGTCCGGCAGTGCCGACCTGCTTGAATCGGCCGGCATCCATCTGGCGCTGGACGTCGAGCAGGTCGCACGCTGCATCGATGATATCGGGGTCGGCTTCATGTTCGCACCCAATCATCACGCCGCCATGAAGCACGTGATCGGCCCGCGCCGCGAGATGGGTGTGCGTACCATGTTCAACATTCTCGGCCCGTTGACCAATCCGGCCGGCGCCACCCGTCAGGTGCTGGGGGTCTATGATCCGGCGCTGGTACCGCTGATGGCCGAGGTGCTCAAGCGCCTCGGGGCCGAGCATGTGCTGGTGGTGCACAGCGATGACGGCCTGGACGAGATCTCGCTGGCGGCATCGACGCTGGTCAATGAACTCAAGGATGGTGAGATCCGCGAATACCGTATCGCGCCGGAAGACTTCGGTCTCGCGCGCCAGTCGCTGGAAAGTCTGGCGGTGGAGACCTCGGATGCCAGCCTCAAGCTGGTGCAGCAGGCGCTGCGCGGAGATGAGGGCCCGGCCAGCGACATCGTGGCGCTCAATGCCGGCGCGGCTCTTTACGTGGCGGGCATCGCGGACAGTCTCAAGGAGGGGGTCAGCATTGCCGAGGACGTGCAGGCCAGCAAGCTGCCGTTCGAGAAGATGAAGGAGTTGGCAGATTTCACCCGTGTCTACGCCCAGGTCAATGATGAAGGAGCGACCCGCTGA
- a CDS encoding glycerophosphoryl diester phosphodiesterase, which yields MASSSHSADSSRSTDNALSLPLAIAHRGLSAYAPENTLAAIQAAHEAGFQWVELDVQLLGDGTPVIWHDAGVNRCSDGRGKLKNLDWGSVQTFDVGSWFNACFAGERMASLKQALELIARLDMRLNLELKLSPGHDAQALVDAAIPMASAHLPPSHLIISSFDPQALRLTRQRDPQVHIGLLFDDIPDDWQSLADELNASSVHADWRALTRAAASAVTSRGHKLLCYTPNDAAAFAPRWAWGVDAVISDDPAIFSEEDREPTLPNDTPTQGLSRT from the coding sequence ATGGCTTCATCGTCACATTCAGCTGACTCATCACGCTCAACCGACAACGCTCTGTCCCTGCCCCTGGCGATCGCGCATCGCGGTCTGTCGGCCTATGCGCCGGAAAACACCCTGGCCGCCATTCAGGCGGCGCATGAGGCCGGCTTTCAATGGGTGGAGCTGGACGTGCAGTTGCTGGGCGACGGCACACCGGTCATCTGGCACGATGCCGGCGTGAATCGCTGCTCGGATGGGCGTGGCAAGCTCAAGAATCTCGATTGGGGCAGCGTGCAGACCTTCGATGTCGGCAGCTGGTTCAATGCGTGCTTTGCCGGTGAGCGGATGGCCTCGCTCAAGCAGGCGCTGGAGCTGATCGCGCGCCTGGACATGCGTCTGAATCTGGAGCTCAAACTCAGTCCCGGCCACGATGCCCAGGCGCTGGTCGATGCCGCCATTCCGATGGCCAGCGCCCATCTCCCCCCCTCGCACCTGATCATCTCGTCGTTTGACCCCCAGGCGCTGCGCCTGACGCGTCAACGCGACCCACAGGTGCATATCGGCCTGCTCTTCGATGACATCCCCGATGACTGGCAGAGCCTGGCCGATGAGCTGAACGCAAGCTCCGTGCATGCCGACTGGCGCGCCCTGACTCGCGCCGCGGCCAGTGCCGTCACCAGCCGAGGCCACAAGCTGCTCTGCTACACGCCCAATGATGCGGCGGCCTTCGCACCGCGCTGGGCCTGGGGTGTGGATGCCGTCATCAGCGATGACCCGGCCATCTTCAGCGAGGAGGATCGCGAGCCCACTCTGCCGAACGACACCCCTACGCAAGGGCTATCCCGGACATGA
- a CDS encoding HAD-IIB family hydrolase translates to MQAFAHCPASTLSGIRYLLTDIDDTLTHEGRLAASTLAALERLDAAGIKVIPVTGGCAGWCDHIARAWPIASVIGENGAFAFRRQGQRILTTWWEDEQRLRARQRHVMTVARQLLLNHPRAALAQDQPFRFADVAVDHCQAVGPLAQSEIRAIIAGFTAAGIQARASSIHINAWQGEFDKARMAVRVLTETFGLDRMQLEQEVMYVGDAPNDAPMFATFRHTVGVANIIQHRAALGWEPSWVTRHSHGAGVEEIAEALLSARKGGESVKTDA, encoded by the coding sequence ATGCAAGCCTTCGCTCACTGTCCTGCCAGCACCCTGTCGGGTATCCGCTATCTGTTGACCGATATCGATGACACCCTCACCCATGAGGGGCGTCTCGCGGCATCGACGCTGGCGGCACTGGAACGCCTGGATGCCGCCGGCATCAAGGTCATTCCCGTCACGGGCGGCTGTGCGGGCTGGTGTGATCACATCGCGCGCGCCTGGCCGATCGCCAGCGTGATCGGTGAGAACGGTGCCTTTGCCTTTCGCCGCCAGGGGCAGCGCATCCTCACCACCTGGTGGGAAGACGAGCAGCGCCTGCGCGCTCGTCAACGCCATGTCATGACCGTCGCTCGCCAGCTGCTGCTCAATCACCCGCGCGCAGCACTGGCCCAGGACCAGCCCTTCCGATTTGCCGATGTCGCGGTGGACCACTGTCAGGCGGTAGGCCCGCTGGCCCAGAGCGAGATTCGTGCCATCATCGCCGGCTTCACGGCCGCTGGCATTCAGGCGCGCGCCAGCTCAATCCACATCAATGCGTGGCAGGGCGAGTTCGACAAGGCGCGCATGGCGGTGCGAGTCCTCACCGAGACCTTCGGCCTGGACCGCATGCAGCTGGAGCAGGAGGTGATGTACGTCGGCGATGCGCCCAATGATGCGCCGATGTTCGCGACCTTCCGTCACACCGTAGGCGTGGCCAATATCATCCAGCACCGCGCGGCACTGGGCTGGGAGCCCAGCTGGGTGACACGCCACAGTCATGGCGCCGGGGTCGAAGAAATTGCCGAGGCTCTGCTCTCGGCACGCAAGGGGGGCGAGAGCGTCAAGACAGACGCCTGA
- the trpC gene encoding indole-3-glycerol phosphate synthase TrpC, with product MSTEQTTDKALPTILARILARKEEEIAERSAAVSEADLQALIEKQSAPRGFIAALTSRIDRGEPAIIAEVKKASPSKGVIREDFVPAEIAVAYEQAGAACLSVLTDADFFQGHEDFMIEARDAVSIPVIRKDFIIHPYQVLEARAIGADCILLIVAALDDARLSALYRQARELSMDVLVEVHDGEELKRALALGMELVGINNRDLRTFETSLETTLDLLTDMPQGVRVVTESGIHTRDDVAKMRDGGVHGFLVGEAFMRFDDPGEGLRGLFFAD from the coding sequence ATGAGCACCGAGCAGACGACTGACAAGGCATTGCCGACCATCCTGGCCAGGATTCTGGCGCGCAAGGAAGAAGAGATCGCCGAGCGCAGCGCCGCGGTGAGCGAGGCGGACCTGCAGGCTCTGATCGAGAAACAGAGCGCGCCGCGCGGCTTCATCGCGGCGCTGACGTCGCGCATCGACCGTGGCGAGCCGGCCATCATCGCCGAGGTGAAGAAGGCGTCACCCTCCAAGGGCGTGATCCGTGAAGACTTCGTGCCCGCCGAGATCGCCGTAGCCTATGAGCAGGCCGGCGCCGCCTGCCTGTCGGTGCTCACCGATGCCGACTTCTTCCAGGGACATGAGGACTTCATGATCGAGGCGCGCGACGCCGTCTCGATTCCGGTGATTCGCAAGGACTTCATCATCCACCCGTATCAGGTGCTGGAAGCGCGTGCCATCGGCGCCGACTGCATCCTGTTGATCGTCGCGGCGCTGGACGACGCACGCCTGAGCGCTCTGTATCGTCAGGCGCGCGAGCTGAGCATGGATGTGCTGGTCGAGGTGCACGACGGCGAAGAGCTCAAGCGTGCACTGGCGCTGGGCATGGAGCTGGTCGGCATCAACAACCGTGACCTGCGTACCTTCGAGACGTCGCTGGAGACGACGCTGGACCTGCTGACCGACATGCCGCAGGGCGTGCGTGTGGTCACCGAATCCGGCATCCATACCCGTGACGATGTGGCGAAGATGCGCGACGGTGGTGTCCATGGCTTCCTGGTGGGAGAAGCCTTCATGCGCTTTGATGATCCGGGTGAAGGTCTGCGGGGATTGTTCTTCGCGGATTGA
- the ugpA gene encoding sn-glycerol-3-phosphate ABC transporter permease UgpA: MAHFNRHPITPWILLAPQLLIVGVFFFWPAYQAIEQAFYVEDAFGLSREFTGLSNFVSVLSEPEYLTTLWTTTYFSFAVAFGAMALALGLAVLADRVLRGAHAYKTLLIWPYAVAPAVAGVLWLFLFDPTLGILPELLSAIGIDWNHKLNGDQAMLLVVLASIWKQMSYNFVFFLAGLQAIPKSLLEAAAMDRAGPWRRFWTITFPLLSPTSFFLLVMNVVYAFFETFGTIDATTQGGPAGSTRTLVYKVYEDGFVGQDLGSSAAQSVLLMVIVGVLTLIQFRYVEKKVQY; the protein is encoded by the coding sequence ATGGCCCATTTCAATCGACACCCCATCACGCCCTGGATACTGCTGGCCCCCCAGCTGCTGATCGTTGGCGTGTTCTTCTTCTGGCCGGCCTACCAGGCCATCGAACAGGCCTTCTATGTCGAGGATGCCTTCGGTCTCTCGCGGGAATTCACCGGCCTGAGCAACTTCGTCAGCGTGCTGAGCGAGCCTGAATACCTCACGACACTATGGACGACCACCTATTTCTCCTTTGCGGTGGCCTTCGGTGCCATGGCACTGGCGCTGGGACTGGCCGTGCTGGCGGACCGCGTACTGCGCGGCGCACATGCCTACAAGACCCTGCTGATCTGGCCCTACGCCGTGGCACCCGCCGTTGCCGGGGTGTTGTGGCTGTTCCTGTTCGACCCGACGCTGGGCATCCTGCCGGAGCTGCTGTCCGCCATCGGCATCGACTGGAACCACAAGCTCAATGGCGATCAGGCCATGTTGCTGGTGGTGCTGGCCTCGATCTGGAAGCAGATGAGCTACAACTTCGTGTTCTTCCTCGCCGGTCTCCAGGCGATTCCCAAGAGTCTGCTGGAAGCGGCCGCGATGGATCGCGCCGGCCCCTGGCGGCGCTTCTGGACCATCACCTTCCCGCTGCTCTCGCCGACCAGCTTCTTCCTGCTGGTGATGAACGTGGTCTACGCCTTCTTCGAGACCTTCGGCACCATCGATGCCACCACCCAGGGCGGCCCGGCCGGCTCGACGCGCACCCTGGTCTACAAGGTCTATGAAGATGGTTTCGTCGGGCAGGACCTGGGTTCGAGTGCTGCCCAATCCGTGCTGTTGATGGTCATCGTCGGCGTGCTGACGCTGATCCAGTTCAGATATGTCGAGAAGAAGGTGCAGTACTGA
- the ugpC gene encoding sn-glycerol-3-phosphate ABC transporter ATP-binding protein UgpC — MATLALKQLKKQYPNGYKALHGIDLAFGEGELIVIVGPSGCGKSTLLRTLAGLEDISEGDLEINGQRVNDLEPTERDIAMVFQNYALYPHMSVFDNMAYGLRNRRTPKDEIQQRVSEAAELLGLTALLDRRPKQLSGGQRQRVAMGRAIVRKPQVFLFDEPLSNLDAKLRVQMRLEIRRLQKRLKVTSIYVTHDQTEAMTLADRLVVMNGGHVEQFGTPMALYDQPASQFVAGFIGSPAMNFLSATQVQTGLVLPCGATIALRGEGLTMGDELTLGVRPEHLQMLETGDALPAGAAELEAHIELVEPLGADTLAYCRLHGQSEPLVVRLDGEHAVTEEQTLRLAILPARAHLFGADGKRLATREQATAAIE; from the coding sequence ATGGCAACACTGGCGCTCAAGCAGCTCAAGAAGCAGTACCCCAATGGTTACAAGGCCCTGCATGGCATCGATCTGGCGTTCGGCGAAGGCGAATTGATCGTCATCGTCGGCCCGTCCGGCTGTGGCAAGTCGACCCTGCTGCGCACCCTGGCAGGCCTGGAAGACATCTCCGAGGGCGATCTGGAGATCAACGGCCAACGCGTCAATGACCTGGAACCCACCGAGCGCGATATCGCGATGGTGTTCCAGAACTACGCTCTCTACCCGCACATGAGCGTGTTCGACAACATGGCCTACGGCCTCAGGAATCGGCGCACGCCCAAGGACGAGATCCAGCAGCGCGTCAGCGAGGCCGCCGAACTGCTGGGCCTGACCGCACTGCTCGACCGCCGCCCCAAGCAGCTCTCCGGCGGCCAGCGTCAACGTGTCGCCATGGGGCGCGCCATCGTGCGCAAGCCGCAGGTCTTCCTGTTCGATGAGCCACTCTCGAATCTGGACGCCAAGCTGCGCGTGCAGATGCGTCTCGAGATCCGCCGCCTGCAGAAGCGCCTCAAGGTCACTTCCATCTACGTGACCCATGATCAGACCGAAGCCATGACCCTGGCGGACCGCCTGGTGGTGATGAACGGCGGCCATGTCGAGCAGTTCGGCACGCCGATGGCGCTCTATGATCAGCCCGCCAGTCAGTTCGTCGCCGGCTTCATCGGTTCCCCGGCGATGAACTTCCTGAGCGCCACCCAGGTACAGACAGGCCTCGTACTGCCGTGTGGCGCAACCATCGCCCTGCGGGGCGAAGGCCTGACCATGGGGGATGAGCTGACCCTCGGCGTTCGCCCCGAGCACCTGCAGATGCTGGAGACAGGCGATGCCCTGCCCGCAGGGGCCGCGGAGCTTGAGGCGCACATCGAGCTGGTCGAACCGCTGGGCGCCGACACCCTCGCGTACTGCCGACTGCATGGCCAGAGCGAGCCGCTGGTAGTGAGACTGGATGGCGAGCACGCCGTCACGGAAGAACAGACGCTGCGCCTGGCCATCCTTCCGGCGCGCGCCCACCTGTTCGGCGCCGATGGCAAGCGGCTGGCAACCCGCGAGCAGGCGACAGCGGCCATCGAATGA
- the ugpB gene encoding sn-glycerol-3-phosphate ABC transporter substrate-binding protein UgpB → MRRPTHHASTRTTATATRRLASLALAIGFASASASALAATEVEWWHAMGGGLGKKVDEIAADFNASQDDYVVKPVFKGNYSETMTSAIAAFRAGKGPDIVQIFEVGTATMMSAKGAIVPVYQLMADFAPQEGTAFDPNAYLSAVTGYYTDTDGKMLSMPFNSSTPVTYYNKDVLAEAGVESLPQTWQEMGAALKKVVDSGAASCGLTTTWPSWVMLENFSARNDVPFASQANGFAGTDTRLEFNTTAVVDHIQRLDDWQADKRFVFGGRFDDAAPKFYSGECAMMMGSSASYAGVKESAKGFEFGVAPLPYDSDVIETPQNSIIGGASLWVLSGHSDEEYQGVAKFFQYLSKPEVQADWHQFTGYLPITTAAAELTREQGFYAENPGTDVAITQMTSATPTENSKGLRLGNMVQIRDVINEELEKIFSGKESVQDGLDNAVKRGDSLLEKFERANG, encoded by the coding sequence ATGCGCCGCCCGACTCATCATGCAAGCACCCGCACGACTGCCACCGCGACTCGTCGCCTCGCCAGCCTCGCGCTGGCCATCGGTTTCGCCTCCGCCTCCGCCAGCGCCCTCGCCGCCACCGAGGTGGAATGGTGGCACGCCATGGGGGGCGGGCTCGGCAAGAAGGTCGACGAGATCGCGGCCGACTTCAATGCAAGCCAGGACGACTACGTCGTCAAGCCGGTCTTCAAGGGCAACTACTCCGAGACCATGACCTCCGCCATCGCCGCCTTCCGCGCCGGCAAGGGCCCGGACATCGTGCAGATCTTCGAGGTCGGCACCGCCACCATGATGAGCGCCAAGGGCGCGATCGTCCCGGTGTATCAGCTGATGGCAGACTTCGCGCCGCAGGAAGGCACCGCCTTCGACCCTAACGCCTACCTGTCTGCCGTCACCGGCTATTACACCGATACCGACGGCAAGATGCTGTCGATGCCGTTCAACTCCTCGACGCCGGTGACCTACTACAACAAGGACGTGCTGGCCGAGGCGGGCGTCGAGTCCCTCCCGCAGACCTGGCAGGAAATGGGCGCTGCGCTCAAGAAGGTCGTCGATTCCGGCGCCGCCAGCTGTGGTCTGACCACCACCTGGCCGTCCTGGGTGATGCTCGAGAACTTCTCGGCGCGCAACGACGTGCCCTTCGCCAGCCAGGCCAATGGCTTCGCCGGCACTGATACCCGCCTTGAATTCAACACGACCGCCGTGGTCGATCACATCCAGCGTCTCGATGACTGGCAGGCCGACAAGCGCTTCGTGTTCGGCGGTCGCTTCGATGATGCGGCGCCCAAGTTCTACTCCGGCGAGTGCGCGATGATGATGGGCTCTTCCGCCAGCTATGCCGGCGTCAAGGAAAGCGCCAAGGGCTTCGAGTTCGGCGTCGCACCACTGCCCTATGACAGCGACGTGATCGAAACGCCACAGAACTCCATCATCGGCGGCGCGTCGCTGTGGGTACTGTCCGGTCACAGCGATGAGGAGTACCAGGGTGTCGCCAAGTTCTTCCAGTACCTCTCAAAGCCTGAAGTGCAGGCCGACTGGCACCAGTTCACCGGCTATCTGCCGATCACCACTGCCGCGGCAGAGCTGACGCGCGAACAGGGCTTCTACGCCGAGAACCCGGGTACCGACGTCGCCATCACCCAGATGACCTCCGCGACGCCGACCGAGAACTCCAAGGGGCTGCGCCTGGGCAACATGGTGCAGATTCGTGACGTGATCAATGAAGAGCTGGAGAAGATCTTCTCCGGCAAGGAAAGCGTGCAGGACGGCCTGGACAACGCCGTCAAGCGTGGTGATTCGCTGCTCGAGAAGTTCGAACGCGCCAACGGCTGA